One window of the Mycobacterium xenopi genome contains the following:
- a CDS encoding alpha/beta fold hydrolase: MVMAIARPKLEGNIAVGEDRQLGFAEFGDPQGRAIFWLHGTPGARRQIPVEARVYAEQKGIRLIGVDRPGIGSSTPHQYPNVLAFADDLRTVADTLGIDKMAVVGLSGGGPYTLACGAAMPERVVAVGVLGGVAPVTGPDAVRGGAMTLGSLLAPLLEAVGLPIRYAAVALVWLARPVAPLALRLYARMSPEADRHLLLRPEFGAMFLDDLLNGSRKQLAAPFADIVVFARDWGFRLEQVKVPVRWWHGDHDHIVPFAHGQHVVSRLPDAELYHLPGESHLAGLGRGEEILRTMMEVWDRAERK; this comes from the coding sequence ATGGTGATGGCGATCGCGCGTCCCAAGCTCGAGGGCAACATCGCCGTCGGTGAGGATCGCCAATTGGGCTTCGCCGAGTTTGGTGATCCGCAGGGACGCGCCATCTTCTGGCTGCATGGAACTCCCGGCGCGCGCCGGCAGATTCCGGTGGAAGCTCGCGTCTATGCCGAGCAGAAGGGCATCCGGCTGATCGGGGTCGACCGGCCGGGAATCGGCTCGTCCACACCCCACCAATATCCCAATGTTTTGGCATTCGCCGACGACCTGCGCACGGTGGCGGACACGCTTGGCATCGACAAAATGGCTGTTGTCGGCTTGTCGGGCGGCGGGCCTTACACGCTCGCGTGCGGGGCGGCGATGCCTGAGCGGGTGGTGGCCGTCGGAGTGCTCGGTGGGGTGGCCCCCGTGACCGGCCCGGACGCCGTCCGTGGCGGTGCCATGACCCTTGGCTCGCTCCTGGCACCGCTGCTCGAGGCGGTCGGGCTTCCGATCAGGTATGCCGCGGTTGCTCTGGTCTGGCTGGCGCGCCCGGTGGCCCCGCTGGCGCTGCGGCTGTACGCACGGATGTCGCCGGAGGCCGACCGGCACCTACTGCTGCGGCCAGAGTTCGGCGCGATGTTCCTCGACGACCTGCTCAACGGCAGCCGCAAGCAACTCGCCGCCCCGTTCGCCGACATCGTCGTTTTCGCCCGCGATTGGGGATTCCGGCTCGAGCAGGTCAAGGTCCCTGTCCGCTGGTGGCACGGTGACCACGACCACATCGTTCCATTCGCCCACGGGCAGCACGTGGTATCCCGGCTGCCTGATGCTGAGTTGTATCACCTACCCGGGGAAAGCCATCTCGCCGGACTCGGTCGCGGTGAAGAAATCCTGCGCACGATGATGGAGGTCTGGGACCGTGCCGAACGAAAGTAG
- a CDS encoding lipase family protein, which produces MNGKLFAGIARREFLTDVAVVGGIVLLAPWAAPAIAKADAVGAVQDSPTGFDPQFALDVPLPLCLAAYAVEEGGTVILPPGYVQTALIQVDRALATITAERHPTVTRIAVDTNIFGLMGRNAATRTAFVAFRGTDDFDDVLTDLDIIPERYALLSGFGHVHAGFQTVYRLVRGSIAANIAAACVGCDQILVTGHSLGAAMAVLAAPDIFLNMPPNIQPRLITFAGPRPGLCDFAKAFNNVIKSCFRVVNFLDIVPCLPPLIYVQVGTQIDVDSGGPIDPISRHSLFAYREGLERLIKQAW; this is translated from the coding sequence TGAACGGCAAACTGTTTGCAGGAATCGCACGCCGCGAATTCCTGACAGATGTCGCTGTCGTTGGCGGCATCGTTCTTCTCGCGCCATGGGCCGCACCGGCAATCGCCAAAGCTGATGCCGTTGGTGCGGTGCAGGATTCGCCGACAGGATTCGACCCGCAGTTCGCTCTGGATGTTCCGCTGCCCTTGTGTCTAGCTGCATATGCGGTGGAGGAAGGCGGCACCGTGATACTACCGCCGGGATATGTGCAGACCGCTCTGATTCAGGTTGATCGTGCGTTGGCTACCATCACGGCCGAGCGCCATCCGACGGTGACACGGATAGCGGTCGACACCAACATATTTGGGCTGATGGGACGCAACGCCGCGACCCGCACCGCGTTCGTGGCATTCCGCGGCACCGACGACTTCGATGACGTGCTCACCGACCTCGACATCATTCCCGAGAGGTACGCATTGCTGAGCGGATTCGGACATGTACACGCCGGTTTCCAAACCGTCTACCGGCTCGTCCGTGGCAGCATCGCGGCCAACATCGCCGCGGCGTGCGTCGGCTGCGATCAAATCCTGGTAACCGGACACAGCCTTGGTGCGGCCATGGCAGTGCTGGCGGCGCCCGACATTTTCCTGAATATGCCGCCGAACATTCAACCTCGGCTGATCACATTTGCAGGGCCGCGACCAGGCCTGTGTGACTTCGCCAAAGCCTTCAACAATGTCATCAAAAGCTGTTTCCGCGTGGTGAACTTCCTCGATATCGTGCCGTGCCTACCGCCACTGATCTACGTGCAAGTCGGAACCCAGATCGATGTCGACAGCGGCGGGCCAATCGACCCGATATCGCGGCATAGCCTGTTTGCCTACCGGGAGGGACTCGAAAGACTCATAAAACAAGCCTGGTAA